The following are encoded together in the Pseudidiomarina andamanensis genome:
- the iscR gene encoding Fe-S cluster assembly transcriptional regulator IscR, with translation MRLTSKGRYAVTAMIDVALHTEQGPVPLADISERQGISLSYLEQLFARLRKQGLVSSVRGPGGGYRLGLEAHQISISAVIQAVDESIDATRCQGKGGCQGGSRCLTHSLWTDLSERIEDFLAGITLAELVKQEDIAQVALRQNKIISDQKKRENQIALSQ, from the coding sequence CTACGCCGTAACCGCAATGATTGACGTTGCATTGCATACAGAACAGGGTCCAGTACCACTGGCGGATATTTCCGAACGCCAAGGTATTTCCTTGAGTTATCTTGAACAATTATTTGCGCGTTTGCGTAAACAGGGTCTGGTAAGCAGTGTGCGCGGACCAGGCGGCGGTTATCGATTAGGCCTAGAAGCCCATCAAATTTCAATTAGTGCTGTCATTCAAGCGGTGGATGAAAGCATTGACGCCACGCGTTGCCAAGGAAAGGGCGGTTGCCAAGGCGGAAGTCGTTGCCTAACGCACTCGTTATGGACCGACTTAAGCGAACGTATTGAAGATTTTCTGGCTGGCATCACGTTAGCCGAGCTGGTCAAGCAAGAAGACATTGCACAAGTGGCATTACGCCAAAATAAGATTATTTCCGACCAGAAAAAACGCGAAAACCAAATTGCATTGAGCCAGTAA
- a CDS encoding IscS subfamily cysteine desulfurase — translation MKLPIYFDYAATTPVDPRVAEKMMQFLTPDGQFGNPASRSHRFGWQAEEAVDIARNQVAELINADPREIVFTSGATESDNLAIKGAAEFYSKKGKHIITVKTEHKAVLDTCRQMEREGFEVTYLDVQEDGLINIDAFKAALREDTVLVSVMHVNNEIGVIQDLETIGNLCRANKTIFHVDGAQSCGKIDVDMEKLPVDLFSISAHKMYGPKGVGALYVRRKPRVRLNAQMHGGGHERGMRSGTLATHQLVGFGEAARIAKEEMAAERERFKMLHDRLWNGVKDIEEVYVNGNQEHAVPHIFNISFNFVEGESLIMALKDLAVSSGSACTSASLEPSYVLRALGRNDELAHSSIRFSFGRFTTEEEVDYAIKQINNSIGRLRDMSPLWEMYKDGVDLTKVEWVAH, via the coding sequence ATGAAATTACCGATTTATTTCGATTATGCAGCAACCACCCCAGTTGATCCGCGTGTTGCTGAAAAAATGATGCAGTTTCTGACCCCAGATGGTCAGTTCGGTAACCCTGCGTCACGCTCGCATCGCTTTGGTTGGCAAGCCGAAGAAGCGGTTGATATTGCCCGTAACCAAGTGGCAGAACTCATCAACGCTGACCCGCGCGAAATCGTATTTACCTCGGGCGCAACCGAGTCAGACAACCTGGCTATTAAAGGTGCAGCTGAGTTTTACAGCAAAAAAGGTAAGCACATCATCACGGTGAAAACAGAGCACAAAGCAGTGCTTGATACTTGCCGTCAAATGGAGCGTGAAGGCTTCGAAGTAACTTACCTTGACGTGCAAGAAGATGGATTAATCAACATCGACGCATTCAAAGCAGCACTGCGCGAAGACACAGTATTAGTTAGCGTGATGCACGTGAACAACGAAATTGGTGTGATTCAAGATCTCGAAACTATCGGTAACTTGTGTCGCGCGAACAAAACCATCTTCCACGTAGACGGCGCACAAAGCTGCGGAAAAATTGATGTGGATATGGAAAAGCTTCCGGTTGATTTGTTTAGCATCTCAGCTCACAAAATGTATGGCCCGAAAGGCGTTGGCGCATTGTATGTTCGCCGTAAGCCACGGGTACGCTTAAACGCACAAATGCACGGCGGTGGTCATGAGCGTGGTATGCGTTCTGGCACATTGGCAACGCATCAATTAGTAGGCTTCGGCGAAGCGGCGCGTATTGCGAAAGAAGAAATGGCCGCTGAGCGTGAGCGCTTCAAAATGTTGCACGACCGTTTGTGGAACGGTGTCAAAGATATTGAAGAAGTATATGTGAACGGTAACCAAGAGCACGCGGTGCCACACATCTTTAACATCAGCTTCAACTTCGTAGAAGGCGAAAGCTTGATTATGGCGTTGAAAGACTTAGCGGTATCGTCAGGTTCAGCTTGTACATCTGCAAGCCTTGAACCTTCGTACGTATTACGTGCATTAGGCCGCAACGACGAATTGGCTCATAGCTCAATTCGCTTCAGCTTCGGTCGTTTCACCACCGAAGAAGAAGTCGACTACGCCATTAAACAAATTAACAATTCAATTGGTCGTCTACGCGACATGTCACCCCTTTGGGAAATGTACAAAGACGGCGTCGACCTTACCAAGGTCGAATGGGTGGCACACTAA
- the iscU gene encoding Fe-S cluster assembly scaffold IscU — protein sequence MAYSEKVIDHYENPRNVGAFDKNDPSIATGMVGAPACGDVMKLQLKINDDGIIEDAKFKTYGCGSAIASSSLVTEWVKGKSIAEAEQLKNTQIAEELALPPVKIHCSILAEDAIKAAIADYKKKHAG from the coding sequence ATGGCATACAGCGAAAAAGTAATCGACCATTATGAAAACCCGCGCAACGTAGGCGCATTCGACAAAAACGATCCGTCTATTGCAACTGGTATGGTCGGCGCACCAGCATGTGGTGACGTGATGAAGTTACAGTTGAAAATCAACGACGACGGCATCATTGAAGATGCGAAGTTTAAAACCTACGGCTGTGGTTCTGCTATTGCGTCAAGCTCGCTAGTCACCGAATGGGTGAAAGGCAAATCTATTGCCGAAGCTGAGCAACTGAAAAATACGCAAATTGCTGAAGAATTAGCGTTGCCACCAGTGAAAATTCACTGTTCAATTTTGGCTGAAGACGCAATTAAAGCAGCAATTGCAGACTACAAAAAGAAACACGCAGGTTAA
- the iscA gene encoding iron-sulfur cluster assembly protein IscA, whose amino-acid sequence MAITITEAAAQRARSFLEQRGKGVGIRLGVKTTGCSGLAYVMEFVDEVDDTDTIIEDKGVNIVIDGKSLVYLDGTEIDFVKEGLNEGFEFRNPNAKGECGCGESFNV is encoded by the coding sequence ATGGCAATTACCATAACTGAAGCAGCGGCGCAGCGTGCCCGTTCGTTTCTGGAACAACGCGGTAAAGGTGTTGGTATCCGCTTAGGTGTAAAAACCACCGGATGCTCCGGCCTTGCCTACGTGATGGAATTTGTTGATGAAGTCGACGATACCGACACCATCATTGAAGACAAAGGCGTGAACATTGTCATAGATGGCAAGAGCTTGGTTTATCTCGATGGCACCGAAATCGACTTCGTCAAAGAAGGCCTAAACGAAGGCTTCGAATTCCGTAATCCGAACGCCAAAGGCGAATGTGGTTGCGGCGAGAGCTTCAACGTTTAA